Proteins encoded together in one Catellatospora citrea window:
- a CDS encoding SDR family NAD(P)-dependent oxidoreductase — translation MTQRRWLVTGCSTGLGRALAENLAHTGEQAVLTARDPRTLADLAEAHPEHIAVAALDVRDEAACRAAVELAGQRFGGVDVLVNNAGYGQFGSVEEVSEQEVRDQLETNLLGPWRLLRMVLPQWRERRGGHAVLVSSTCGSMALPGLSAYTASKFALEGLGEALAAEAAHLGVKTTILQLGGFSTNYGKSLAEPATRIADYAAVEDGILLGTRNLAEYEFTSSPQLFALLVRKVAAMAQPPLRVPFGRDIEVFLAPALAARQAAFEQAIASGAHLPEWVSP, via the coding sequence ATGACTCAACGACGTTGGCTCGTCACAGGCTGTTCGACAGGGCTCGGCCGGGCGCTGGCCGAGAACCTCGCCCATACCGGCGAGCAGGCAGTGCTCACCGCCCGCGACCCCCGGACGCTGGCCGACCTGGCGGAGGCGCACCCGGAGCACATCGCCGTCGCCGCGCTGGACGTGCGGGACGAGGCGGCCTGCCGGGCCGCCGTCGAGCTCGCCGGGCAGCGCTTCGGCGGGGTCGACGTGCTCGTCAACAACGCGGGCTACGGCCAGTTCGGCTCGGTCGAGGAGGTCTCCGAGCAGGAGGTGCGCGACCAGCTGGAGACGAACCTGCTGGGCCCGTGGCGGTTGCTGCGGATGGTGCTGCCGCAGTGGCGGGAGCGTCGCGGCGGGCACGCCGTCCTCGTCTCGTCCACGTGCGGGTCGATGGCGCTGCCGGGCCTGTCCGCGTACACGGCCAGCAAGTTCGCCCTGGAGGGGCTCGGCGAGGCGCTGGCCGCCGAAGCGGCGCACCTGGGCGTGAAGACCACGATCCTGCAGCTGGGCGGGTTCTCCACCAACTACGGCAAGTCGCTGGCCGAGCCGGCGACGCGGATCGCCGACTACGCGGCGGTCGAGGACGGCATCCTGCTGGGCACCCGGAACCTGGCCGAGTACGAGTTCACGTCGTCACCGCAGCTGTTCGCGCTGCTCGTCCGCAAGGTCGCGGCGATGGCGCAGCCGCCGCTGCGGGTGCCGTTCGGCCGGGACATCGAGGTCTTCCTGGCGCCGGCGCTGGCGGCCCGGCAGGCGGCGTTCGAGCAGGCGATCGCGAGCGGTGCCCACCTGCCCGAATGGGTGTCGCCGTAA
- a CDS encoding ricin-type beta-trefoil lectin domain protein produces the protein MSKYARWLVTAAATLALTAAVTATQSGIASAESNGGVRVMPLGDSITEGTQVPGGYRTGLWQRTAAGGYRVDLVGTQFNGPSALGDHDHEGHPGWRIDQIDANISGWLQTTTPRTVLLHIGTNDVLQNYNLSGAPSRLSGLLDRITAAAPSADVFVATIIPLSNTGQENAARTFNAAIPGIVQSKVNAGRRVHLVDMHSALTTADLIDGIHPTATGYDKMAATWYTALRSVPGSIGTSTGTTSSALVSVASGRCLDVPGSNTANGTQPIIWDCSGRPNQQWTVSGQSIQSLGKCLDVPTGATAGSKVQMWTCSGAANQRWSLNTNGTVSNPGSGLCLDVSGNATANGTPVLLWSCTAAANQRWTRV, from the coding sequence ATGTCCAAGTACGCGCGTTGGCTCGTCACCGCGGCAGCCACGCTGGCGTTGACCGCCGCCGTGACCGCGACGCAGAGCGGCATCGCCAGCGCCGAGTCCAACGGCGGGGTGCGGGTCATGCCGCTGGGCGATTCGATAACCGAGGGCACCCAGGTGCCGGGCGGCTACCGGACCGGGCTCTGGCAGCGGACGGCCGCCGGCGGATACCGCGTCGACCTGGTGGGCACGCAGTTCAACGGTCCCTCCGCCCTCGGCGACCACGACCATGAGGGCCACCCCGGCTGGCGGATCGACCAGATCGACGCCAACATCAGCGGCTGGCTCCAGACGACGACCCCGCGGACGGTGCTGCTGCACATCGGCACCAACGACGTCCTGCAGAACTACAACCTGTCCGGCGCCCCGAGCAGGCTGTCCGGCCTGCTCGACCGCATCACGGCCGCGGCGCCGTCAGCGGACGTGTTCGTCGCCACCATCATCCCGCTGAGCAACACCGGCCAGGAGAACGCCGCCCGCACCTTCAACGCCGCCATCCCCGGCATCGTGCAGAGCAAGGTCAACGCGGGCCGACGCGTCCACCTCGTCGACATGCACAGCGCGCTCACCACCGCCGACCTCATCGACGGCATCCACCCGACCGCGACCGGCTACGACAAGATGGCCGCGACCTGGTACACCGCGCTGCGCTCGGTGCCCGGCAGCATCGGCACGAGCACCGGCACGACATCGTCGGCGCTGGTCAGCGTGGCCTCCGGACGCTGCCTCGACGTGCCCGGCAGCAACACGGCCAACGGGACCCAGCCCATCATCTGGGACTGCAGCGGACGGCCGAACCAGCAGTGGACCGTCAGCGGCCAGAGCATCCAGTCGCTCGGCAAGTGCCTGGACGTGCCCACCGGCGCCACAGCGGGGTCGAAGGTCCAGATGTGGACCTGCAGCGGAGCGGCCAACCAGCGATGGAGCCTCAACACCAACGGCACCGTCAGCAACCCCGGCTCCGGACTCTGCCTGGACGTCTCCGGCAACGCCACCGCCAACGGCACACCGGTGCTCCTCTGGTCCTGCACCGCCGCGGCCAACCAGCGATGGACCCGCGTCTGA
- a CDS encoding RICIN domain-containing protein, which yields MTTIHGRHLRHRWLAALGTAAVVIAGTLAATALTGPAAYAATTAGCGKAPSLRTGTYTIQSSGQSRSFNLRIPDGYNNTRPYRLIFAYHWRGGTMNDVSSGGSSGTAWSFYGMQQQSDNSAILVAPQGIGNGWANSGGADITFTDDMIRMIENDLCVDTAQLFAMGFSYGGGMSYAIACSRATVFRAVVVYSGAQLSGCSGGSQPIAYFGIHGISDNVLNISQGRSLRDTFLRNNGCAQQNAAEPAAGSGRHITTTYSCRAGYPVQWAAFDGGHGPAPVEGCSGCEDGVRTWSKAEAWRFLSQFGSTLPPSSPPPSSPAPGRSNVLLVGQQSGRCVDVPGSSTANGAQAQLWDCHGGTNQRWTYTANRQLTVYGNKCLDANANGTSNGTAVIIWDCNGQVNQQWNLNANGTVTGVQSGLCVDVSGAATANGTRIQLWGCHGGANQQWSTRN from the coding sequence GTGACAACCATCCATGGACGACACCTACGGCATCGGTGGCTCGCCGCGCTCGGCACAGCCGCCGTCGTCATCGCGGGCACCCTGGCGGCCACCGCGCTGACCGGCCCGGCGGCATACGCGGCGACGACCGCGGGATGCGGCAAGGCCCCGTCACTGCGCACCGGCACGTACACGATCCAGAGCAGCGGCCAGAGCCGCAGCTTCAACCTGCGGATCCCCGACGGCTACAACAACACCCGGCCCTACCGGCTGATCTTCGCCTACCACTGGCGGGGAGGCACCATGAACGACGTCTCCTCGGGCGGGAGCAGCGGGACCGCATGGTCGTTCTACGGCATGCAGCAGCAGTCGGACAACAGCGCGATCCTGGTGGCCCCGCAGGGTATCGGCAACGGCTGGGCCAACTCCGGCGGCGCCGACATCACCTTCACCGACGACATGATCCGAATGATCGAGAACGACCTGTGCGTCGACACCGCGCAGCTGTTCGCCATGGGCTTCAGCTACGGCGGCGGGATGAGCTACGCCATCGCCTGTTCACGGGCGACCGTGTTCCGCGCCGTGGTGGTGTACTCGGGCGCGCAGCTGTCGGGCTGCAGCGGCGGCAGCCAGCCGATCGCCTACTTCGGCATCCACGGCATCTCCGACAACGTGCTCAACATCTCGCAGGGCCGCTCACTGCGCGACACCTTCCTGCGCAACAACGGCTGCGCCCAGCAGAACGCCGCGGAACCGGCCGCGGGCAGCGGCAGGCACATCACGACCACCTACTCCTGCCGCGCGGGATACCCGGTGCAGTGGGCCGCCTTCGACGGCGGGCACGGGCCGGCGCCGGTGGAGGGCTGCTCCGGCTGCGAGGACGGCGTCCGAACCTGGAGCAAGGCGGAAGCCTGGCGGTTCCTGTCGCAGTTCGGCTCCACCCTGCCGCCGAGCTCCCCGCCGCCGAGCAGTCCGGCACCCGGCCGGTCGAACGTGCTGCTGGTGGGCCAGCAGTCGGGCCGATGCGTCGACGTGCCCGGCTCGTCGACGGCGAACGGCGCCCAGGCGCAGCTGTGGGACTGCCACGGCGGGACCAACCAGCGTTGGACCTACACCGCGAATCGGCAGCTGACGGTGTACGGCAACAAGTGCCTCGACGCCAACGCCAACGGCACCAGCAACGGCACCGCCGTGATCATCTGGGACTGCAACGGCCAGGTCAACCAGCAGTGGAACCTCAACGCCAACGGCACCGTCACGGGCGTGCAGTCGGGGCTCTGCGTCGACGTGTCCGGCGCGGCCACCGCCAACGGGACCAGGATTCAGCTGTGGGGCTGCCACGGCGGCGCCAACCAGCAGTGGAGCACTCGGAACTGA
- the mdlC gene encoding benzoylformate decarboxylase, protein MNNIKTTVHNVTYDLLRSLGLTTVFGNPGSTEQTFLQDFPDDFHYVLALQEASAIAMADGFAQATGRPALVNLHSCAGLGNSMGNLIAVNKGHTPLIITAGQQHREMLVGEPYLSSPDATTMPHPWVKWSYEPARAEAVPEAFMRAYAMALQPPAGPVFLSIPLDDWNQPLDGPAVRRSVSSSYAPDPERLRHFADRISASQHPALVFGPDVDRAGGWQDAVALAEKLNAAVYGAPLADRASFPEDHPLYQGPLGMSLKSVSDRLAGHDLVVVIGTEVFRYYPWVAGDILPAGTDLLQITEDPGVAGAARVGDSLLGNAKQAIQQLVQLVAAGTARTAPPPLAWPRKLPSTPSSPLTPDEVYAALSRVRPPHAVIVNESTSTMGQHAQWLPTTEPQSFYGTPSGGIGWALPATVGIAMGLKAQNAKRPVVCLIGDGSCQYSIQALWTAAQHKLPIVFVAMRNGEYSILKSFAELEHTPGVPGLDLPGLDIATVARGFGCHSVEVTTTEQLETEFTAALGAAGPTVIVVRTKPQQTAL, encoded by the coding sequence ATGAACAACATCAAGACGACGGTCCACAACGTGACCTACGACCTGCTCAGGTCGCTCGGCCTGACCACGGTGTTCGGCAACCCGGGGTCCACGGAGCAGACCTTCCTGCAGGACTTCCCCGACGACTTCCACTACGTCCTGGCGCTGCAGGAGGCGTCGGCGATAGCGATGGCCGACGGCTTCGCGCAGGCCACGGGCCGCCCCGCGCTGGTCAACCTGCACTCGTGCGCGGGGCTCGGCAACAGCATGGGCAACCTGATCGCCGTCAACAAGGGGCATACGCCGCTGATCATCACCGCGGGCCAGCAGCACCGGGAGATGCTCGTCGGGGAGCCCTATCTGAGCAGTCCCGACGCGACGACGATGCCGCATCCGTGGGTGAAGTGGTCCTACGAGCCGGCACGCGCCGAGGCGGTGCCCGAGGCGTTCATGCGGGCGTACGCGATGGCACTGCAGCCGCCCGCGGGCCCGGTGTTCCTGTCGATCCCGCTCGACGACTGGAACCAGCCGCTGGACGGCCCGGCCGTGCGGCGCTCGGTCAGCAGCAGCTACGCCCCCGACCCTGAGCGCCTGCGCCACTTCGCCGACCGGATCAGCGCCAGCCAGCACCCCGCCCTGGTCTTCGGCCCCGATGTGGACCGGGCCGGCGGCTGGCAGGACGCCGTGGCACTGGCCGAGAAGCTCAACGCCGCCGTGTACGGGGCGCCCCTGGCCGACCGTGCCTCGTTCCCCGAGGACCACCCGCTGTACCAGGGCCCGCTGGGCATGTCCCTGAAGAGCGTCAGCGACCGGCTGGCCGGACATGATCTTGTCGTCGTCATCGGCACCGAGGTGTTCCGGTACTACCCCTGGGTGGCCGGTGACATCCTGCCCGCGGGCACGGACCTGCTGCAGATCACCGAGGACCCCGGCGTGGCCGGCGCCGCACGCGTCGGCGACAGCTTGCTCGGCAACGCGAAGCAGGCGATCCAGCAGCTGGTGCAGCTCGTGGCCGCTGGCACCGCCCGCACCGCGCCGCCGCCGCTGGCCTGGCCGCGCAAGCTGCCGTCGACACCCAGCAGCCCGCTGACCCCCGACGAGGTCTACGCGGCGCTGAGCCGGGTCCGACCGCCGCACGCGGTCATCGTCAACGAGTCCACCTCGACCATGGGCCAGCACGCGCAATGGCTGCCGACCACCGAGCCGCAGTCGTTCTACGGCACGCCCAGCGGAGGCATCGGGTGGGCCCTGCCGGCCACGGTCGGCATCGCCATGGGCCTGAAAGCCCAGAACGCGAAACGTCCGGTGGTCTGCCTGATCGGCGACGGGTCCTGCCAGTACTCCATCCAGGCACTGTGGACCGCGGCCCAGCACAAGCTGCCCATCGTGTTCGTCGCCATGCGCAACGGCGAGTACTCCATCCTGAAGTCCTTCGCCGAACTCGAGCACACCCCGGGCGTGCCCGGACTCGACCTGCCCGGACTGGACATCGCGACCGTGGCCCGCGGCTTCGGTTGCCACAGCGTCGAGGTCACCACGACCGAGCAGCTGGAGACCGAGTTCACCGCCGCGCTGGGAGCCGCCGGTCCCACCGTCATCGTGGTGCGGACCAAACCCCAGCAGACCGCGCTCTGA
- a CDS encoding RICIN domain-containing protein: MKRALPTVGRSLLAIAVLVAASLAATVARQTAASAATQATYYVAPDGNDGNPGTVASPLKTVQRARDLVRTVNANMTGDIYVYLRGGRYPVSSTIELGASDSGTNGYRVVYAAYPNETPVLDGGVQVTGWTQHSGNIWKAPLDRANKLRALYVNDKRAYMASKTISSAGCYGTYNVTAGQAAWAWESGSQCDGARYSASDFPAINGNHDDIEIETGTTWTTAIVGVRQVTSDGSGRIALFQQPGAAIAQGAFNGNAQVGGTHKVMNAYEFLDTPGEFYFNKSTRTLYYYKAGSENMATASVFAPNNVTTLLRIAGTSTSGHARNITLSGITVQHSDWNLFNVAGSAYKQAQQGNLGATAYAKGNFHVYYYRNVDVTPTAIDIQNADGILLQRNRLQHAGADGIGMVNDVQNSQLTGNFTNDIAGSAVSVGHPQHVYIGDYTSSNREKYSVQAEGLPKNIEIKNNYLYDSAVLFNGHSPITAYFVDTLTVQRNRIEKAPWSGITMGWGWWNFDGSSGSIAPNRPTTTAKNNTISYNHFIDTVQRLSDTAPIYTLGSQPGTTITNNYLQGVPSGHKYGLHPDEGSAYMTFRDNVLSIDKNVTWLVNSDDWGRKHDLSITQTYGPINKVSNKVLPNSTVHDILVSSDYVWPAAAYSIAVNSGLEDAYRGIIPQANLVLPDYVLPAGTYVGSSGTTIPIRSTGDSTRSVWLAPYGTTSFVAGATMTRADGTATSIAVPTSAGEYRLYVVDAQGVRSVESKSIVRREGSGGGGQQNVQIVGGQSGRCIDGPNNATANGTQLQLWDCHGGTNQRWTYTSGKQLTLYGNKCLDASGAGTTNGTAVVIWDCHGGTNQQWNLNANGTISSVQSGLCVDATGAATANGTKIVLWSCNSGANQQWSLRS; this comes from the coding sequence GTGAAACGAGCCTTACCGACCGTTGGAAGATCGCTACTGGCGATCGCGGTCCTCGTCGCCGCCTCGTTGGCGGCGACCGTGGCCCGCCAGACGGCAGCCTCGGCCGCGACTCAGGCGACCTACTACGTCGCGCCCGACGGCAACGACGGCAACCCGGGAACCGTCGCCTCACCGCTGAAGACCGTGCAACGCGCCCGGGACCTCGTCCGCACCGTGAACGCGAACATGACCGGCGACATCTACGTCTATCTTCGCGGCGGCAGGTATCCGGTGAGCAGCACCATCGAGCTCGGCGCGAGCGACTCGGGCACCAACGGCTACCGCGTCGTCTACGCCGCGTACCCCAACGAGACGCCGGTCCTCGACGGCGGGGTGCAGGTGACCGGATGGACCCAGCACAGCGGCAACATCTGGAAGGCGCCGCTCGACCGCGCCAACAAGTTGCGCGCGCTCTACGTCAACGACAAGCGCGCCTACATGGCCTCCAAGACCATCTCCTCGGCGGGATGCTACGGGACGTACAACGTCACGGCCGGTCAGGCCGCGTGGGCCTGGGAGTCGGGATCGCAGTGTGACGGGGCCAGGTACAGCGCGTCGGACTTTCCCGCCATCAACGGCAACCACGACGACATCGAGATCGAGACCGGCACCACCTGGACCACCGCCATCGTGGGAGTGCGCCAGGTGACGAGCGACGGCTCCGGCCGCATCGCGCTGTTCCAGCAGCCGGGAGCGGCCATCGCCCAGGGCGCGTTCAACGGCAACGCGCAGGTGGGCGGCACCCACAAGGTGATGAACGCCTACGAGTTCCTGGACACGCCGGGCGAGTTCTACTTCAACAAGTCCACCCGGACCCTGTACTACTACAAGGCCGGCTCGGAGAACATGGCGACCGCCTCGGTCTTCGCGCCCAACAACGTGACCACGCTGCTGCGGATCGCCGGCACCTCCACCAGCGGCCATGCCCGCAACATCACGCTGTCCGGGATCACCGTGCAGCACTCGGACTGGAACCTGTTCAACGTGGCCGGCTCGGCCTACAAGCAGGCGCAGCAGGGCAATCTGGGCGCCACCGCGTACGCGAAGGGCAACTTCCACGTCTACTACTACCGCAACGTGGACGTCACGCCGACCGCCATCGACATCCAGAACGCCGATGGGATCCTGCTGCAGCGCAACCGGCTCCAGCACGCCGGCGCCGACGGCATCGGCATGGTCAACGACGTGCAGAACTCACAGCTGACCGGCAACTTCACCAACGACATCGCCGGGTCCGCCGTCAGCGTGGGCCACCCGCAGCACGTGTACATCGGCGATTACACGTCGAGCAACCGCGAGAAGTACTCGGTCCAGGCCGAAGGCCTGCCGAAGAACATCGAGATCAAGAACAACTACCTCTACGACAGCGCCGTGCTGTTCAACGGGCACAGCCCCATCACCGCCTACTTCGTCGACACCCTGACGGTGCAGCGCAACCGCATCGAGAAGGCGCCGTGGTCGGGCATCACGATGGGCTGGGGCTGGTGGAACTTCGACGGCTCGTCGGGCTCGATCGCGCCCAACCGCCCGACGACGACGGCGAAGAACAACACCATCAGCTACAACCACTTCATCGACACGGTGCAGCGACTCAGCGACACCGCGCCCATCTACACCCTGGGCAGCCAGCCCGGAACCACCATCACCAACAACTACCTGCAGGGCGTTCCGTCCGGCCACAAGTACGGTCTGCACCCCGATGAGGGTTCCGCGTACATGACGTTCCGCGACAACGTGCTGAGCATCGACAAGAACGTCACCTGGCTCGTCAACTCCGACGACTGGGGGCGCAAGCACGACCTGAGCATCACGCAGACGTACGGCCCCATCAACAAGGTGTCGAACAAGGTCCTGCCCAACAGCACGGTCCACGACATCCTCGTCTCGTCCGACTATGTCTGGCCCGCGGCGGCCTACAGCATCGCCGTGAATTCCGGGCTGGAGGACGCCTACCGGGGCATCATCCCGCAGGCCAACCTCGTGCTGCCCGACTACGTGCTGCCGGCCGGCACCTACGTCGGCAGCAGCGGGACGACGATCCCGATCCGGAGCACCGGCGACTCGACCAGGTCTGTCTGGCTCGCCCCGTACGGCACGACCAGCTTCGTCGCCGGGGCGACGATGACCCGCGCCGACGGCACCGCCACCTCGATCGCCGTGCCCACCTCGGCGGGCGAGTACCGGCTCTACGTGGTGGACGCGCAGGGCGTCCGCTCGGTGGAGTCGAAGTCGATCGTCCGGCGGGAGGGCAGCGGCGGCGGTGGCCAGCAGAACGTCCAGATCGTGGGGGGCCAGTCCGGCCGCTGCATCGACGGGCCCAACAACGCCACCGCCAACGGCACCCAGCTGCAGCTGTGGGATTGCCACGGCGGCACCAACCAGCGGTGGACCTACACCAGCGGCAAGCAGCTGACCCTGTACGGCAACAAGTGCCTGGACGCGTCCGGGGCCGGCACGACCAACGGCACCGCGGTGGTGATCTGGGACTGCCACGGCGGCACCAACCAGCAGTGGAACCTCAACGCCAACGGCACCATCTCCAGCGTGCAGTCCGGGCTCTGCGTGGATGCCACCGGCGCGGCGACCGCGAACGGCACCAAGATCGTCCTCTGGTCGTGCAACAGCGGCGCGAACCAGCAGTGGAGCCTGCGCAGCTGA
- a CDS encoding fructosamine kinase family protein has product MHSATFLVEALLRSGMHDVVTVEPTTGGLAALAGIATRRDAPPVFVKSLAEPPADDVFLAEAEGLAALRDIGGAATPEVLLADRGLLVLSVLRARPRSETFWERFAHVLARLHASTVHHRFGWHRDNWLGRRRQVNTWHDDGFAFFAQHRLLRWLGEPRVEAALDRADRAALERLCHRLPDLLPDRPACLTHGDLWAQNILATPDGEPALIDPAVSYMWAEVDLAHVWSTSPPPEAQRFFTTYAELTSLDDDWRSRMPIVQLRQHLAVLAQFDDDWGAGDQIRATLAPFRTRT; this is encoded by the coding sequence ATGCACTCGGCGACATTTCTGGTCGAGGCCCTGCTCCGGAGCGGGATGCACGATGTGGTCACCGTGGAGCCGACCACGGGCGGGCTCGCGGCGCTGGCGGGCATAGCCACCCGCCGGGACGCACCGCCGGTATTCGTCAAGTCCCTCGCCGAGCCGCCGGCCGACGACGTCTTCCTCGCGGAGGCAGAAGGGCTGGCCGCACTGCGCGACATCGGCGGCGCGGCGACACCCGAGGTGCTCCTGGCGGACCGAGGGCTGCTCGTCCTGTCGGTGCTGCGCGCCAGGCCGCGCAGCGAGACCTTCTGGGAGCGGTTCGCACACGTGCTCGCCCGCCTGCACGCCAGCACGGTCCACCATCGCTTCGGATGGCATCGCGACAACTGGCTGGGCCGCCGACGCCAGGTCAACACCTGGCACGACGACGGCTTCGCCTTCTTCGCACAGCACCGGCTGCTGCGGTGGCTCGGGGAGCCGCGCGTCGAGGCCGCACTCGACCGGGCGGACCGGGCGGCGCTGGAGCGGCTCTGCCACCGGCTGCCCGACCTCCTGCCCGACCGCCCGGCCTGCCTGACGCACGGCGACCTCTGGGCGCAGAACATCCTGGCCACGCCGGACGGCGAGCCGGCGCTGATCGACCCGGCGGTGTCCTACATGTGGGCCGAGGTCGATCTCGCCCACGTGTGGTCGACCTCGCCCCCGCCCGAGGCGCAACGGTTCTTCACCACCTACGCGGAGCTGACCTCTCTCGACGACGACTGGCGGAGCCGCATGCCGATCGTTCAGCTCCGGCAACACCTCGCCGTGCTGGCCCAGTTCGACGACGACTGGGGGGCGGGCGACCAGATCCGCGCGACCCTGGCCCCGTTCCGGACACGGACCTGA
- a CDS encoding 2-hydroxyacid dehydrogenase: MRLWIAGEQGRELMGPVPDGVEVQVLPAWDAPMPGDPATVEFWVPPLLGGADTVALTRRMPGLRVVQLLSAGADAWVGQLDSGVTLCDARGVHDVDVAEWVVAAILSSLRRLDYLARAQHEHRFAHADVGDADELSGKHVIIVGAGSIGQATAVRLAPFGVRLTYVAHTAHDGMHSVDDLPQLLPQADIVVLLLPLTAQTRGMVNTAFLAAMADGALLVNAARGPVADTEALVKELSTGRIRAALDVTDPEPLPADHPLWDMPNVLYTPHIGGGTRGVLPRAYRLVADQVRRYTAGQPLINKVEGGY; this comes from the coding sequence ATGCGGCTATGGATCGCCGGCGAGCAGGGACGGGAACTGATGGGTCCGGTCCCCGACGGCGTTGAGGTGCAGGTGCTGCCGGCGTGGGACGCCCCGATGCCCGGGGACCCGGCCACGGTGGAGTTCTGGGTGCCGCCGCTGCTCGGTGGGGCAGACACGGTGGCGCTTACGCGACGCATGCCCGGCCTGCGGGTGGTGCAGCTGTTGAGTGCCGGCGCGGATGCCTGGGTGGGACAGCTGGACAGCGGCGTGACGCTGTGTGACGCGCGGGGTGTGCACGATGTCGACGTCGCGGAGTGGGTGGTGGCGGCGATCCTGTCCAGCCTCCGACGCCTGGACTACCTCGCCCGCGCCCAGCACGAACACCGTTTCGCCCACGCCGACGTGGGCGACGCCGACGAACTGTCCGGAAAGCACGTGATCATCGTGGGTGCGGGCTCGATCGGCCAGGCCACGGCGGTCCGGCTGGCGCCGTTCGGGGTGCGGCTGACGTATGTCGCGCACACCGCGCACGACGGCATGCACAGCGTGGACGATCTTCCTCAGCTCCTGCCCCAGGCCGACATCGTGGTGTTGCTGCTGCCGCTGACCGCGCAGACCCGGGGCATGGTGAACACGGCCTTCCTGGCGGCGATGGCAGACGGCGCGCTGCTCGTCAACGCCGCACGGGGCCCGGTCGCGGACACCGAGGCGCTGGTCAAGGAGTTGTCGACCGGCCGGATCCGGGCGGCGTTGGACGTCACCGACCCCGAACCCCTGCCGGCCGACCATCCCCTGTGGGACATGCCCAACGTCTTGTACACACCGCATATCGGCGGCGGCACGCGCGGCGTCCTGCCGCGGGCGTACCGCCTGGTGGCCGACCAGGTGCGCCGCTACACGGCCGGACAGCCCCTGATCAACAAGGTCGAGGGTGGTTACTGA
- a CDS encoding SDR family oxidoreductase — MDLGLNDHVYLVTGGSSGLGRAVAQVLTAEGAKVVITGLGESVAKAAHELGGDSRAVGVVADNADPATPGRIVGAALERFGRLDGAMISVGGPPVGTAMDVADQVWRDAFESTFLGALRIARAAVGAFTAAGSITFVLSSSVREPIPGLAVSNGLRPGLAMLAKTLTDELGAKAIRVNGLMPAYIATDRQRQLASITGGKPPDNALGRYGQPDEFARAAVFLLSPAAGYLTGVMLPIDGGALRMI; from the coding sequence GTGGACCTCGGGCTCAACGACCACGTGTATCTGGTGACCGGCGGCAGCAGCGGGCTTGGGCGGGCCGTCGCTCAGGTGCTCACCGCGGAAGGCGCCAAGGTGGTGATCACCGGGCTCGGTGAGTCCGTGGCGAAGGCGGCCCACGAGCTGGGCGGCGATTCCCGCGCCGTCGGTGTGGTCGCCGACAACGCCGACCCGGCCACCCCTGGCCGGATCGTCGGCGCGGCGCTGGAGCGTTTCGGCCGGTTGGACGGCGCGATGATCAGCGTGGGCGGCCCACCCGTCGGCACCGCCATGGACGTCGCCGACCAGGTGTGGCGGGACGCCTTCGAGTCGACGTTCCTGGGCGCGCTGCGCATCGCGAGGGCGGCGGTCGGAGCCTTCACCGCCGCGGGCTCGATCACCTTCGTCCTGTCGTCGTCGGTCCGGGAGCCGATTCCCGGTCTGGCCGTCTCCAACGGCCTGCGTCCGGGGCTCGCCATGCTCGCGAAGACGCTCACCGACGAGCTGGGCGCCAAGGCGATCCGGGTCAACGGGCTCATGCCCGCCTACATCGCCACCGACCGCCAGAGGCAACTCGCCTCCATCACCGGCGGCAAACCGCCGGACAACGCCCTGGGCCGCTACGGGCAGCCGGACGAGTTCGCCAGGGCGGCCGTGTTTCTGCTCTCCCCGGCCGCGGGCTACCTGACGGGAGTGATGCTGCCCATCGACGGGGGTGCGCTTCGCATGATCTGA